A genomic segment from Pseudosulfitobacter sp. DSM 107133 encodes:
- a CDS encoding TRAP transporter substrate-binding protein, which yields MKLKTLLLSTAAAAMVAGSAFAEDVTLRIQTHYATEHPMGKLLAQWIDDVQTMSDGGISIEMFYSSSVVATTETFDAAINGILDCDATGGAYQTGKNPAFQFVGDIMGGYDTPWQQYSWLYYGDGYAAAQELYNAQGMQLIGWSIYGQESLSSSKPIAGFEDVKGWKFRSPPGMETEIFQELGASPIVMDFTEIFTALETGIIDGADASGLANNVGLGLYDIVKHATYPGFHSMPSDHLACNQDVWEGLTEQQRRIIDTAWQKLSFHVALANEKANAEAAAALKAQGVTLYDWSPEDRAEFRRAAQVAWEDWGTRSPEAAALLASHKAYLKQLGLLSE from the coding sequence ATGAAACTTAAGACACTTTTGCTGTCGACTGCGGCTGCGGCCATGGTTGCGGGCAGCGCTTTTGCCGAAGATGTGACTCTGCGTATCCAGACCCACTATGCCACCGAGCACCCCATGGGAAAGTTGCTGGCGCAGTGGATTGACGACGTTCAGACCATGTCTGACGGCGGTATTTCGATTGAAATGTTCTATTCTTCTTCGGTGGTTGCAACCACCGAGACATTTGACGCAGCGATCAACGGTATTCTGGATTGCGACGCCACGGGCGGTGCCTATCAGACCGGCAAGAACCCAGCGTTCCAGTTTGTTGGCGACATCATGGGCGGCTATGACACGCCGTGGCAGCAATACAGCTGGCTGTACTACGGTGACGGCTATGCCGCCGCCCAAGAACTGTACAACGCCCAAGGAATGCAGCTGATTGGCTGGTCGATTTACGGTCAGGAATCACTGTCGTCGTCCAAGCCGATTGCAGGTTTTGAAGACGTCAAAGGCTGGAAATTCCGCTCGCCTCCCGGCATGGAGACGGAGATTTTCCAGGAACTGGGCGCGTCACCCATCGTCATGGACTTTACCGAGATTTTCACCGCACTTGAAACCGGTATCATTGACGGTGCCGACGCTTCGGGTCTGGCCAACAACGTGGGTCTCGGCCTGTATGACATCGTCAAACATGCCACCTATCCCGGCTTCCACTCGATGCCATCCGACCATCTGGCGTGCAATCAGGATGTCTGGGAGGGGCTGACCGAACAGCAGCGTCGCATCATCGACACCGCCTGGCAAAAGCTGTCGTTCCACGTCGCTCTGGCCAACGAAAAAGCCAACGCCGAAGCGGCCGCAGCGCTGAAGGCGCAGGGCGTGACACTGTATGACTGGTCGCCTGAAGACCGCGCCGAATTCCGTCGCGCGGCGCAAGTGGCATGGGAAGACTGGGGCACACGTTCGCCCGAGGCGGCTGCATTGCTGGCCAGCCACAAGGCATACCTCAAACAGTTGGGTTTGCTGAGCGAGTGA
- a CDS encoding TRAP transporter small permease: protein MQENSLWLGRMRAPIKTAMIGCVGLTVVLYALLVGQRLFLEESYGMYEMIRPAGRPLVQMMLVSLVAALLFASLFLSDSKGAIETPPDGYFDLVSVVLGRLAMIMTTFVVLVMFYEVVSRYVFARPTLWANELSLWIAAFVFLLAGLYAMQQRSHIRIYIIYNMMPRWAQKASDSVSVLLIVGFAFALVWGGYSDAAKRFLRMETFGTAWDPPIPGIIKPAVLLIIVLVAIQAVSNLIADWHKDPEAHTPMDEIDETEIENIRATLKED, encoded by the coding sequence ATGCAGGAAAATTCGCTTTGGCTGGGCCGGATGCGGGCACCGATCAAGACGGCAATGATCGGCTGCGTCGGGCTGACGGTGGTGCTGTATGCGCTGCTGGTCGGGCAACGGCTGTTTTTGGAAGAGTCCTACGGGATGTACGAGATGATCCGCCCTGCCGGCAGGCCGCTGGTGCAGATGATGCTGGTCAGTCTGGTCGCGGCATTGCTGTTTGCTTCTTTGTTCCTGTCCGACAGCAAAGGCGCGATTGAAACGCCGCCTGACGGATATTTCGATCTGGTGTCTGTGGTGCTGGGGCGGCTGGCGATGATCATGACTACATTCGTGGTGCTGGTCATGTTTTACGAGGTGGTGTCGCGCTATGTCTTTGCGCGTCCGACCCTGTGGGCGAACGAGCTGTCGTTGTGGATCGCGGCATTCGTGTTCCTGCTGGCCGGGCTTTACGCCATGCAGCAACGCAGCCACATCCGTATCTATATCATCTACAACATGATGCCCCGTTGGGCGCAAAAGGCGTCGGATTCCGTTTCGGTGCTGTTGATCGTGGGCTTTGCCTTTGCGCTGGTCTGGGGCGGTTATTCGGATGCGGCCAAACGGTTCCTGCGGATGGAGACATTCGGCACCGCTTGGGATCCACCCATTCCCGGCATCATCAAACCGGCCGTTTTGCTGATCATCGTTCTGGTGGCCATTCAGGCCGTGTCGAACCTGATCGCGGACTGGCACAAAGACCCCGAAGCACACACTCCGATGGATGAGATCGACGAAACCGAGATCGAAAACATCCGCGCCACGTTGAAAGAGGACTGA
- a CDS encoding TRAP transporter large permease subunit: MVDIGTLSLIILLAMFALLAIGMPLGFASAFLAVVTLALKFPPDLLFGTFGRGPLSVLGQAVYRQMTNYVLISVPLFIFMAALLERSGIARDMYSSLNVWLSRVRGGIAIVTSIMAVIMAAMSGIIGGEVVLLGLIALPQMLRLGYDRNLAIGTICASGSLGTMIPPSIVLIFYGLVTETSIKALFTASFLPGFMLASFFLIYIVVRTQLNPSLAPLPAPVPGEPEGRDKGLMFLGFLSRFTLWLAGVLMVRALFFTITGENTIREGLDPIPLGMVSDIPWIAGTFVLALILIFFVVGRERTARGWAMGKGLVAPIIVIGVVLGSIYGGITGITEAAGMGVIAVFVIGMLRREMTFEIVWDSLIRTLRSTGTIIWVTIGAAALAAAYTLVGGPTYVANLIVGADMPTMGIILVMMVVFLIMGMFMDWVGIVLLIMPVFLPIVVRLPAEEIGFLGSVDARYIPIWFGVVFCMNMQVSFLSPPFGPAAFYLKSVAPPEISLTDIFRGFLPFIALQLLALTVLLAWPPIVTIFL; the protein is encoded by the coding sequence ATGGTCGATATCGGCACCCTGTCCCTGATCATCCTGCTGGCGATGTTTGCGCTGCTGGCGATTGGCATGCCGCTTGGCTTTGCCTCGGCCTTTCTGGCTGTTGTCACGCTGGCGTTGAAATTTCCGCCCGATCTGTTGTTCGGCACCTTCGGGCGCGGCCCCTTGTCGGTGCTGGGGCAGGCGGTGTACCGACAGATGACGAACTATGTTCTTATCTCTGTCCCGTTATTTATCTTTATGGCGGCGCTGCTGGAACGATCCGGCATTGCGCGCGACATGTATTCGTCGCTGAACGTCTGGCTGTCCCGTGTGCGCGGCGGCATCGCGATTGTCACCTCGATCATGGCGGTGATCATGGCGGCCATGTCCGGCATCATCGGCGGCGAGGTCGTGTTGCTGGGTCTGATCGCACTGCCGCAGATGTTGCGGCTGGGCTATGACCGCAACCTTGCCATTGGCACAATCTGCGCCTCGGGCTCGCTGGGGACGATGATTCCGCCGTCGATCGTTCTGATCTTTTACGGGCTGGTCACCGAAACCTCGATCAAGGCGCTGTTCACCGCGTCATTCCTGCCCGGTTTCATGCTGGCGTCGTTCTTCCTGATCTACATCGTGGTGCGCACGCAGCTGAACCCGTCGCTGGCCCCCTTGCCGGCCCCGGTTCCCGGAGAGCCGGAAGGACGCGACAAGGGGCTGATGTTCCTTGGCTTCCTGTCACGGTTCACCCTGTGGCTGGCGGGCGTTCTGATGGTGCGGGCGTTGTTTTTCACCATCACCGGAGAGAACACCATTCGCGAAGGGCTGGACCCGATCCCGCTGGGCATGGTGTCGGATATTCCGTGGATTGCGGGCACATTCGTGCTGGCGTTGATCCTGATCTTCTTCGTGGTGGGGCGCGAGCGCACCGCCAGGGGATGGGCGATGGGCAAGGGGCTGGTGGCTCCGATCATCGTCATCGGCGTTGTGCTGGGGTCGATCTATGGCGGTATCACCGGTATCACCGAAGCGGCGGGCATGGGCGTGATCGCGGTGTTCGTCATAGGGATGCTGCGCCGCGAGATGACATTCGAGATCGTCTGGGACAGCCTGATCCGCACGCTGAGGTCAACCGGCACGATTATCTGGGTGACCATCGGTGCGGCCGCACTGGCGGCGGCCTATACGCTGGTGGGCGGGCCGACCTATGTGGCCAACCTGATCGTGGGGGCAGACATGCCGACCATGGGCATCATTCTGGTGATGATGGTCGTGTTCCTGATCATGGGGATGTTCATGGACTGGGTCGGCATCGTGCTGTTGATCATGCCGGTCTTCCTGCCCATCGTGGTGCGTCTGCCCGCCGAAGAGATCGGTTTTCTCGGCAGCGTCGATGCGCGGTATATCCCGATCTGGTTCGGCGTGGTGTTCTGTATGAACATGCAGGTCAGCTTCCTGTCGCCGCCCTTTGGTCCCGCAGCGTTCTACCTGAAATCCGTGGCCCCGCCCGAGATTTCGCTGACCGACATCTTCCGCGGCTTCCTGCCATTCATCGCCCTGCAATTGCTGGCGCTGACGGTCTTGCTGGCGTGGCCACCGATCGTGACGATCTTTCTCTAG